Part of the Labilibaculum antarcticum genome, AAATGCAGGAGAGGTAACAGCTGGAAGAACGGATGTGATTTCAGGAAATAAAAGTAATACCATTCTTAAAGCCTATGAGTTTAGGTGGTTGAAATAGTAATAGATTAGTAAACAGCTTAGAAGTTTTAATTCGGTTTAATGAATTAATTGTAAGGATATGAAAAAGAAGACAGCGCATATTATATCGCATACGCATTGGGATAGAGAGTGGTATTTAAACAGTAAATACACAAACGAATGGTTAATACCTTTTTTCGACAATTTGTTTAAAATGTTCGAGAAGGAGCCAGAATATATTTTCGTTTTAGATGGTCAAATGGCCATGGTTGAAGATTATTTCGAGGAGTTGGATAAGCACAATTACAATGTAAATGAGCACAAAAGAAAAATCCGCAAGTATGTGAAGCAGAACAGGCTTTTTATTGGGCCTTACTACCTACAACCCGATTGGCAATTGCTGAGCGATGAATCCTTGGTACGTAATCTGATGTACGGAATAATGGCGGCTAAAGATTTAGGCGGAGCCATGAAAGTGGGTTGGATGCTTGATAATTTTGGACAAATTTCTCAGACTTCTCAAATTCATGATCAGTGTAAACTGGAAGGTTTGTACGTTTGGCGTGGTGTCGAAATGGATCCTAATGATGTGCAGTCAGAGTTTTTATGGCGTTCGCCGGATGGAACTTCAATTCCGTCCATGTATCTGCTCGACAGTTACCGAAATGTAATGCGATTGGCAGAATTCAACGATATTATGCAGGCTAGGGTTCACGATGAAATTGAAAAATTAACCCCTTTTGCTACAACAAGCCATGTACTTTTAATGAACGGATACGATCAGGAAATGGTGCCGGATGATATTCAGCCCTATATTTCTAATTGCAAAATGGATACCGATAAATTCAGGGTGATTCAAAGTAATCCTGAAAAATACATTCGTGATGTAATGAGCGAAAATCCGAAGTTGAATACATTAAACGGAGCTTTGTATAGCGGACGTTTTATTTCAGTATTCCCAGGAGTGATGTCGGCACGTATGTATCTAAAATTACAAAACGACCAGCAACAAAAAGCACTCGAAAAACGTGTTGAACCATTGTCAACTTTGGTTTGGGCACTGGGTGGCGAATACGAAAAAACGCAAATAAAAGAGGCTTGGAAAACCTTACTCAAGAATCATCCTCACGATAGTATTTGCGGTGTAAGTATCGATGATGTTCATACCGATATGGAGAACAGATCACGAGTTGTGAATCAGCTGACTCAATCATTAACGGAGCAAAAACTGAAAGAGCTTTGCAGTTTGATTGATACTTCGAAATGCAAGGATAAGGAAGTGAAGTTGATATTTAATCCATCATTTCAGGAAAGATCGGAGAACATTACATTTGAAAATGGCGCTTATTACGTGAAAAATATTCCAGCTTTGGGATATAAAATAGTTGAAGGTTCCGATATTCCCGATGGTAAGTTGGTGGTAGATGGATTAAAGGTGAGTAACGATTTAATTGAAGTAGCCTTTAATTCGAATGGTTCGTTTAATATTCTGTATAAGAAATCAGGAAAATTGTTTGCCAATCAGGGAATCATCGACGATCGTGCGGATACGGGTGATGAGTACAACTACTCTTATCCCGATAAGGATGTTATAATTAGCAGTGAAAATTGCAAGGCAAATATTGTAGTGGTTGAGCAATCGGCTGGCAAAGTTGTGGTACGAACAAATATGGTGATGAATTTGCCTGAATCGGATACCGATAAGCATACCACCAGAAGTACGGTTATGCGCGACTTACCAGTGGTTAGCTACATTACAATCGAAGTAGATTCGCCAATCGTAAAATGCAAAACTGCATTGCGAAACACGGTGAAGGATCACATCATGAGAGTATTGTTTGCTTCTGGTGTTCAAACCGAATTTGCCAATGCAGGCAGTCCGTTCGATGTGGTGAAAAGAGTAATTACGATTGAGGATTACGATGAATCATCGATTCCTGAAGACGTGAAAAAGGTGATTGTTGGTGCTCGTGAGGCCAAGCCAAATACAATTTTCCTGAATCGCGAGTTTGTCGATTTAACAGATGATAAGGATGGATTAGCGGTATTCTCGAAAGGATTGCCGGAATATCAGATCATCAATAAAGATACCATTGCATTAACCTTGTTCAGATCGGTGGGATGGATTGCCAAAGAAATTAATTCAAGAATTGGTGATGCAGGTCCAGAGATTTTTACTCCGGATGCTCAGTGTTTACGGGAAATGGAATTTGAGTACGCAGTATATCCACATCAGGGAAATACCGAGGAAGCGGAGGTTTGTCAGTTATCGAATTTGTACAATACCGAAATTGTGTGTTTTACTACCGATAAGCACGAAGGAGAATTGGCAAGCGAAAATTCATACTTTTCAGTTTCCGATAGCTCGAATCTGGTTAAGATAACAGCTTTGAAGCGAAGTGAAGATGGGAAATCGGTTGTGATTCGAGGATACAATTCAGGTGAATCGGCAAGTAAAGTTGAGGTTTCAAGTTTATTTAAGATCGAAAAAGCTGGTTTGTCAAATCTGTTAGAGGAGCAAAATACTGCATTGAAAGTAGCCGGAAACGCTGTCTCTTTTGATTTGGAAGCGAAGAAGATATTTACGCTAAGATTGCAAATTGTTCGTGAAGATAATCAGGTGAGTGATGATTGCGATTTGGTTTATGAATATGACCG contains:
- a CDS encoding alpha-mannosidase, whose amino-acid sequence is MKKKTAHIISHTHWDREWYLNSKYTNEWLIPFFDNLFKMFEKEPEYIFVLDGQMAMVEDYFEELDKHNYNVNEHKRKIRKYVKQNRLFIGPYYLQPDWQLLSDESLVRNLMYGIMAAKDLGGAMKVGWMLDNFGQISQTSQIHDQCKLEGLYVWRGVEMDPNDVQSEFLWRSPDGTSIPSMYLLDSYRNVMRLAEFNDIMQARVHDEIEKLTPFATTSHVLLMNGYDQEMVPDDIQPYISNCKMDTDKFRVIQSNPEKYIRDVMSENPKLNTLNGALYSGRFISVFPGVMSARMYLKLQNDQQQKALEKRVEPLSTLVWALGGEYEKTQIKEAWKTLLKNHPHDSICGVSIDDVHTDMENRSRVVNQLTQSLTEQKLKELCSLIDTSKCKDKEVKLIFNPSFQERSENITFENGAYYVKNIPALGYKIVEGSDIPDGKLVVDGLKVSNDLIEVAFNSNGSFNILYKKSGKLFANQGIIDDRADTGDEYNYSYPDKDVIISSENCKANIVVVEQSAGKVVVRTNMVMNLPESDTDKHTTRSTVMRDLPVVSYITIEVDSPIVKCKTALRNTVKDHIMRVLFASGVQTEFANAGSPFDVVKRVITIEDYDESSIPEDVKKVIVGAREAKPNTIFLNREFVDLTDDKDGLAVFSKGLPEYQIINKDTIALTLFRSVGWIAKEINSRIGDAGPEIFTPDAQCLREMEFEYAVYPHQGNTEEAEVCQLSNLYNTEIVCFTTDKHEGELASENSYFSVSDSSNLVKITALKRSEDGKSVVIRGYNSGESASKVEVSSLFKIEKAGLSNLLEEQNTALKVAGNAVSFDLEAKKIFTLRLQIVREDNQVSDDCDLVYEYDRKREEFENFEYASYVSQEEIQSELNRAEALKDRSHLPMWRRTALEAQLSAILAQHRFNEKRITELGYGLNEARVQRRVYDYIKKFKDPDQK